Proteins co-encoded in one Pelobates fuscus isolate aPelFus1 chromosome 5, aPelFus1.pri, whole genome shotgun sequence genomic window:
- the FOXB2 gene encoding forkhead box protein B2: MPRPGKNSYSDQKPPYSYISLTAMAIQSSSEKMLPLSDIYKFIMDRFPYYRENTQRWQNSLRHNLSFNDCFIKIPRRPDQPGKGSFWALHPDCGDMFENGSFLRRRKRFKVLRAEHLASKNHQMIHYFHNQHNQTKLGLSSSEGATMAGIGRLPHFQPYNINGSQSTGFKHPFAIENIIGRDYKGVMAGGLPLASMMHHFGYPVPSQLSNMVSSMWPHVGMMDSMTGMAVPQDYGHFGVPMKTICHASGQTIPAVPVPIKPTASLPSVSAIPSLAVNPSSMCPSQTTQAGVAVSLLAQSSASHPETKGTMLHSVLVHS; encoded by the coding sequence ATGCCTCGACCAGGGAAGAATTCCTACAGTGACCAGAAACCTCCCTACTCCTACATCTCACTGACAGCCATGGCCATCCAGAGCTCCAGCGAGAAGATGCTGCCCCTCAGTGACATTTACAAGTTTATTATGGACAGATTCCCCTACTACCGAGAAAATACCCAGAGGTGGCAGAACTCTTTGAGACACAACCTCTCCTTCAACGACTGTTTTATTAAAATCCCCAGAAGACCTGACCAGCCTGGGAAAGGGAGCTTCTGGGCTCTCCATCCAGACTGTGGGGACATGTTCGAGAATGGGAGTTTTCTGAGGAGAAGGAAGAGATTTAAGGTGCTCAGAGCAGAACACCTGGCCTCCAAAAACCACCAGATGATCCACTATTTCCATaaccaacacaatcaaaccaaatTGGGTCTTTCTTCTTCTGAAGGTGCCACCATGGCTGGCATTGGGAGATTGCCACATTTCCAGCCCTATAACATCAATGGGAGCCAGTCTACAGGATTTAAACACCCTTTTGCTATAGAGAACATTATTGGCAGAGACTATAAAGGGGTTATGGCTGGTGGTCTACCCTTAGCATCTATGATGCATCACTTTGGATACCCTGTACCAAGCCAACTCAGCAACATGGTCAGTTCAATGTGGCCCCACGTTGGCATGATGGACTCCATGACAGGCATGGCAGTGCCACAAGACTATGGACATTTTGGAGTGCCCATGAAAACCATTTGCCATGCTTCTGGTCAGACCATTCCTGCTGTACCAGTGCCCATAAAGCCAACAGCCTCTCTGCCATCAGTGTCTGCTATCCCAAGCCTGGCAGTAAACCCATCCAGTATGTGCCCTTCACAGACTACCCAGGCTGGGGTAGCTGTGTCCCTTCTGGCTCAGTCCTCTGCCAGCCACCCAGAGACCAAGGGCACCATGTTGCACTCAGTGCTGGTCCACTCTTAA